The proteins below come from a single Leopardus geoffroyi isolate Oge1 chromosome D3, O.geoffroyi_Oge1_pat1.0, whole genome shotgun sequence genomic window:
- the ZNRF3 gene encoding E3 ubiquitin-protein ligase ZNRF3 isoform X3: MDGFGRWNQQNLAKRAVQRGATAVIFDVSENPEAIDQLNQGSEDPLKRPVVYVKGADAIKLMNIVNKQKVARARIQHRPPRQPTEYFDMGIFLAFFVVVSLVCLILLVKIKLKQRRSQNSMNRLAVQALEKMETRKFNSKSKGRREGSCGALDTLSSSSTSDCAICLEKYIDGEELRVIPCTHRFHRKCVDPWLLQHHTCPHCRHNIIEQKGNPSTVCVETSNLARSRQQRVILPVHYPGRVHRTNAIPAYPTRTSMDSHGNPVTLLTVDRHGEQSLYSPQTPTYIRGYPPLHLDHTLAPHRCGLEHRAYSSAHPFRRPKFSGRSFSKAACFSQYETMYQHYYFQGLSYPEQEGQAPPGLSPRGPTRAFPPSGGGGGGGGSGLLFPTVVHMAPPSHLESGSTSSFSCYHGHRSVCSGYLADCPGSDSSSSSSSSGQCHCSSSDSVVDCTEVSNQGVYGSCSTFRSSLSSDYDPFIYRSRSPCRTSDVGGSGGSGRGPVVCLEGSPPPEELPAAHGQGAGRGEPWPGPASPSGDQLSTCSLEMNYSSNSSLEHRGPASSTSEVGLEPSPGAAPDLRRTWKGGREGLSCACCCEPQPATLEPSAGVAGGSTLFLGLPPCEACGPTGGESQPGSSQGLYGLHPDHLARTDGVKYEGLPCCFYEEKQVAHGGGGGSGCYTEDCSVSVQYTLAQEAPPSCHPGARDLSQRIPIIPEDVDCDLGLPSDCQGTRGLSPWGGTLGPDALRPHRSLGAAQEEEPVLCCQARAPLSPSCPLEGAEATRASFPGTPQDTQESSATATEAAGQRSRPADGGTGA; this comes from the exons GCCAAGCGGGCAGTGCAGCGGGGAGCCACTGCCGTCATCTTTGATGTATCAGAAAACCCAGAAGCTATTGACCAG CTAAACCAGGGCTCAGAAGACCCACTCAAGAGGCCGGTGGTGTACGTGAAGGGTGCAGATGCCATCAAGCTGATGAACATCGTCAACAAGCAGAAAGTAGCTCGAGCAAGGATTCAGCACCGCCCGCCTCGA CAACCCACCGAGTACTTCGACATGGGGATTTTCTTGGCGTTCTTCGTCGTGGTCTCCTTGGTCTGCCTCATCCTCCTTGTCAAAATCAAGCTGAAGCAGCGGCGCAGTCAG AATTCCATGAACAGGCTGGCCGTACAGGCTCTGGAGAAGATGGAAACCAGAAAGTTCAACTCCAAGAGCAAGGGGCGCCGGGAGGGCAGCTGTGGGGCCCTGGACACGCTCAGCAGCAGCTCCACGTCCGACTGCGCCATCTGCCTGGAGAAGTACATCGACGGAGAG GAGCTGCGGGTTATCCCCTGTACTCACCGCTTTCACCGGAAGTGCGTGGACCCGTGGCTGCTGCAGCACCACACCTGCCCCCACTGTCGGCATAACATCATAG AACAAAAGGGAAACCCGAGCACTGTGTGTGTGGAGACCAGCAACCTTGCGCGCAGCCGGCAGCAGAGGGTGATCCTGCCGGTGCACTACCCCGGCCGCGTGCACAGGACCAATGCCATCCCGGCTTACCCTACCAGGACAAGCATGGACTCCCACGGGAACCCCGTCACGCTGCTGACTGTGGACCGGCACGGGGAGCAGAGCCTCTATTCCCCACAGACCCCCACCTACATCCGCGGCTACCCGCCCCTGCACCTGGACCACACCCTGGCCCCTCACCGCTGCGGCCTGGAGCACCGGGCCTACTCGTCAGCTCACCCCTTCCGCAGGCCCAAGTTCAGCGGTCGCAGCTTCTCCAAGGCAGCTTGCTTCTCCCAGTATGAGACCATGTACCAACACTACTACTTCCAGGGCCTCAGCTACCCAGAGCAGGAGGGCCAGGCTCCCCCGGGCCTCTCTCCCAGGGGCCCGACCCGCGCCTTCCCCCCgagcggcggcggtggcggcggcggtggcAGCGGCCTGCTGTTCCCCACCGTGGTGCACATGGCCCCGCCCTCCCACCTGGAGAGCGGCAGCACGTCCAGCTTCAGCTGCTACCACGGCCACCGCTCAGTGTGCAGCGGCTACCTGGCCGACTGCCCGGGCAgcgacagcagcagcagcagcagcagctccgGCCAGTGCCACTGCTCCTCCAGCGACTCCGTGGTGGACTGCACCGAGGTCAGCAACCAGGGCGTGTACGGGAGCTGCTCGACCTTCCGCAGCTCCCTCAGCAGCGACTATGACCCCTTCATCTACCGCAGCCGGAGCCCCTGTCGCACCAGCGACGTGGGGGGTTCCGGTGGCTCAGGCCGGGGGCCTGTCGTGTGCCTTGAGGGCTCCCCGCCTCCAGAGGAGCTCCCGGCAGCCCACGGTCAAGGTGCGGGGCGGGGAGAGCCTTGGCctggccctgcctctccctcgGGGGACCAGCTGTCCACCTGTAGCCTGGAGATGAACTACAGCAGCAACTCCTCCCTGGAGCACAGGGGGCCCGCCAGCTCTACCTCAGAAGTGGGGCTCGAGCCTTCTCCCGGGGCTGCCCCGGATCTCAGGAGGACCTGGAAGGGGGGCCGCGAGGGGCTGTCGTGTGCCTGCTGCTGCGAGCCCCAGCCCGCCACgctggagcccagtgcaggagtGGCCGGGGGCAGCACACTGTTCCTGGGTCTCCCGCCCTGTGAGGCCTGTGGCCCCACGGGTGGGGAGTCACAGCCGGGAAGCTCCCAGGGCCTGTACGGTCTTCACCCAGACCATTTGGCCAGGACAGATGGGGTGAAATATGAGGGCCTGCCCTGCTGCTTCTATGAAGAGAAGCAGGTGGCCCATGGTGGCGGAGGGGGCAGCGGCTGCTACACTGAGGACTGCTCCGTGAGCGTGCAGTACACGCTCGCCCAGGAGGCCCCGCCCAgctgccacccaggggcccgGGACCTGAGCCAGCGCATCCCCATCATTCCGGAGGATGTGGACTGTGACTTAGGCCTGCCCTCAGACTGCCAAGGGACCCGTGGCCTCAGCCCCTGGGGTGGGACCCTGGGCCCGGATGCCCTGCGGCCCCACAGAAGCCTGGGAGCAGCCCAGGAAGAAGAGCCGGTTCTCTGCTGCCAGGCCAGGGCACCGCTCTCGCCCAGCTGCCCTCTGGAGGGTGCAGAGGCCACCAGGGCCAGCTTCCCCGGTACCCCCCAGGACACTCAGGAGTCCAGCGCCACAGCCACTGAGGCTGCAG gacAGAGATCTCGCCCAGCAGACGGCGGCACGGGAGCCTGA
- the ZNRF3 gene encoding E3 ubiquitin-protein ligase ZNRF3 isoform X2: MTTLCSTFYRWASSHLLTGVDLSTLVRSCPIEAAEAKRAVQRGATAVIFDVSENPEAIDQLNQGSEDPLKRPVVYVKGADAIKLMNIVNKQKVARARIQHRPPRQPTEYFDMGIFLAFFVVVSLVCLILLVKIKLKQRRSQNSMNRLAVQALEKMETRKFNSKSKGRREGSCGALDTLSSSSTSDCAICLEKYIDGEELRVIPCTHRFHRKCVDPWLLQHHTCPHCRHNIIEQKGNPSTVCVETSNLARSRQQRVILPVHYPGRVHRTNAIPAYPTRTSMDSHGNPVTLLTVDRHGEQSLYSPQTPTYIRGYPPLHLDHTLAPHRCGLEHRAYSSAHPFRRPKFSGRSFSKAACFSQYETMYQHYYFQGLSYPEQEGQAPPGLSPRGPTRAFPPSGGGGGGGGSGLLFPTVVHMAPPSHLESGSTSSFSCYHGHRSVCSGYLADCPGSDSSSSSSSSGQCHCSSSDSVVDCTEVSNQGVYGSCSTFRSSLSSDYDPFIYRSRSPCRTSDVGGSGGSGRGPVVCLEGSPPPEELPAAHGQGAGRGEPWPGPASPSGDQLSTCSLEMNYSSNSSLEHRGPASSTSEVGLEPSPGAAPDLRRTWKGGREGLSCACCCEPQPATLEPSAGVAGGSTLFLGLPPCEACGPTGGESQPGSSQGLYGLHPDHLARTDGVKYEGLPCCFYEEKQVAHGGGGGSGCYTEDCSVSVQYTLAQEAPPSCHPGARDLSQRIPIIPEDVDCDLGLPSDCQGTRGLSPWGGTLGPDALRPHRSLGAAQEEEPVLCCQARAPLSPSCPLEGAEATRASFPGTPQDTQESSATATEAAGQRSRPADGGTGA; encoded by the exons GCCAAGCGGGCAGTGCAGCGGGGAGCCACTGCCGTCATCTTTGATGTATCAGAAAACCCAGAAGCTATTGACCAG CTAAACCAGGGCTCAGAAGACCCACTCAAGAGGCCGGTGGTGTACGTGAAGGGTGCAGATGCCATCAAGCTGATGAACATCGTCAACAAGCAGAAAGTAGCTCGAGCAAGGATTCAGCACCGCCCGCCTCGA CAACCCACCGAGTACTTCGACATGGGGATTTTCTTGGCGTTCTTCGTCGTGGTCTCCTTGGTCTGCCTCATCCTCCTTGTCAAAATCAAGCTGAAGCAGCGGCGCAGTCAG AATTCCATGAACAGGCTGGCCGTACAGGCTCTGGAGAAGATGGAAACCAGAAAGTTCAACTCCAAGAGCAAGGGGCGCCGGGAGGGCAGCTGTGGGGCCCTGGACACGCTCAGCAGCAGCTCCACGTCCGACTGCGCCATCTGCCTGGAGAAGTACATCGACGGAGAG GAGCTGCGGGTTATCCCCTGTACTCACCGCTTTCACCGGAAGTGCGTGGACCCGTGGCTGCTGCAGCACCACACCTGCCCCCACTGTCGGCATAACATCATAG AACAAAAGGGAAACCCGAGCACTGTGTGTGTGGAGACCAGCAACCTTGCGCGCAGCCGGCAGCAGAGGGTGATCCTGCCGGTGCACTACCCCGGCCGCGTGCACAGGACCAATGCCATCCCGGCTTACCCTACCAGGACAAGCATGGACTCCCACGGGAACCCCGTCACGCTGCTGACTGTGGACCGGCACGGGGAGCAGAGCCTCTATTCCCCACAGACCCCCACCTACATCCGCGGCTACCCGCCCCTGCACCTGGACCACACCCTGGCCCCTCACCGCTGCGGCCTGGAGCACCGGGCCTACTCGTCAGCTCACCCCTTCCGCAGGCCCAAGTTCAGCGGTCGCAGCTTCTCCAAGGCAGCTTGCTTCTCCCAGTATGAGACCATGTACCAACACTACTACTTCCAGGGCCTCAGCTACCCAGAGCAGGAGGGCCAGGCTCCCCCGGGCCTCTCTCCCAGGGGCCCGACCCGCGCCTTCCCCCCgagcggcggcggtggcggcggcggtggcAGCGGCCTGCTGTTCCCCACCGTGGTGCACATGGCCCCGCCCTCCCACCTGGAGAGCGGCAGCACGTCCAGCTTCAGCTGCTACCACGGCCACCGCTCAGTGTGCAGCGGCTACCTGGCCGACTGCCCGGGCAgcgacagcagcagcagcagcagcagctccgGCCAGTGCCACTGCTCCTCCAGCGACTCCGTGGTGGACTGCACCGAGGTCAGCAACCAGGGCGTGTACGGGAGCTGCTCGACCTTCCGCAGCTCCCTCAGCAGCGACTATGACCCCTTCATCTACCGCAGCCGGAGCCCCTGTCGCACCAGCGACGTGGGGGGTTCCGGTGGCTCAGGCCGGGGGCCTGTCGTGTGCCTTGAGGGCTCCCCGCCTCCAGAGGAGCTCCCGGCAGCCCACGGTCAAGGTGCGGGGCGGGGAGAGCCTTGGCctggccctgcctctccctcgGGGGACCAGCTGTCCACCTGTAGCCTGGAGATGAACTACAGCAGCAACTCCTCCCTGGAGCACAGGGGGCCCGCCAGCTCTACCTCAGAAGTGGGGCTCGAGCCTTCTCCCGGGGCTGCCCCGGATCTCAGGAGGACCTGGAAGGGGGGCCGCGAGGGGCTGTCGTGTGCCTGCTGCTGCGAGCCCCAGCCCGCCACgctggagcccagtgcaggagtGGCCGGGGGCAGCACACTGTTCCTGGGTCTCCCGCCCTGTGAGGCCTGTGGCCCCACGGGTGGGGAGTCACAGCCGGGAAGCTCCCAGGGCCTGTACGGTCTTCACCCAGACCATTTGGCCAGGACAGATGGGGTGAAATATGAGGGCCTGCCCTGCTGCTTCTATGAAGAGAAGCAGGTGGCCCATGGTGGCGGAGGGGGCAGCGGCTGCTACACTGAGGACTGCTCCGTGAGCGTGCAGTACACGCTCGCCCAGGAGGCCCCGCCCAgctgccacccaggggcccgGGACCTGAGCCAGCGCATCCCCATCATTCCGGAGGATGTGGACTGTGACTTAGGCCTGCCCTCAGACTGCCAAGGGACCCGTGGCCTCAGCCCCTGGGGTGGGACCCTGGGCCCGGATGCCCTGCGGCCCCACAGAAGCCTGGGAGCAGCCCAGGAAGAAGAGCCGGTTCTCTGCTGCCAGGCCAGGGCACCGCTCTCGCCCAGCTGCCCTCTGGAGGGTGCAGAGGCCACCAGGGCCAGCTTCCCCGGTACCCCCCAGGACACTCAGGAGTCCAGCGCCACAGCCACTGAGGCTGCAG gacAGAGATCTCGCCCAGCAGACGGCGGCACGGGAGCCTGA